The Nitrospirota bacterium DNA window TTCTATATATATGCCTCCAAACCAGTCCCCGTATGACACGGCAGAAACCCCTTCAACCTGCCGGATTTTTTCCTTATATGAAAACGGTAAAAAGAAATTCAATGAAATTGCACTACGTGTAACGAGGCGGTTTGCAGAAGCGGCATCAACTCCCGCATACCACGCATCCACCATGGTACGCAACAGTCCAAACGCTAAAATCGCTATCGTTACGCCAAACATTGTCAGCACAGTGCGCAGCTTATGCCTGAATGAGTTTCTGAGTATCAGTTTTAAAAGCAGCAATTATTTTTTCCTTGCAGCATGATGGTTTTCAATACATTCGGTAAGGACGCCCTTGTCAAAGTTTCTGATAAGATGTGCTTTGTCTGCCGCTCTGGGGTCATGAGTTACCATGATGATGGTCTTTCCGTGCTGCACATTTAGTGTTGTCATAAGCTCTAAAATATCTTTGGCGGAGTGGCGGTCGAGATCTCCGGTAGGCTCATCTGCAACTATTATTGTGGGATCTGTGACTATGGCACGGGCTATGGCAACCCGTTGTTGCTGCCCCCCGGAAAGCTGAGACGGGTAGTGTTTGGATCTGTCAAGAAGATTAACCACTCTCAGTGCTGCCGTGGCGTGTGCAACTCGGTCTTTTTTACTAAGGTTTGTAAGAATAAGCGGAAGTTCAACATTTTCCTGAGCGCTAAGAACCGGAATAAGATTATAAAACTGGAAAATAAAACCCACATTTGTTGCCCGCCATCGGGATAATTCACTGTCATTCAATGAGGTAATGTCCACACCGCCTACGCGTATATTGCCGCTATCAGCGTGGTCTATCGCCGCTATCAGATTTAAAAGTGTACTCTTGCCTGAGCCCGATGGCCCCATCAAAGCTAAAAACTCTCCCTCCTCCACCGACAGGGTCAACCCCTCAAGCACAGGAATCTTCTCGGCTCCACGCACATACGATTTCCAGACGTTTTCTATTTCAACTATATGAGTGATGTTACTTCTCTTTGATTTTAATCTTTTGGCCGTCTCTTAGTTTTGAGATGCCGGATGAGGCAACTTTATCGCCAACCTTAAGGCCCTCTGTAATTTCTGTCATATCACCAAAGGTGTCACCGGTTTTTATAGCGGTTTCCTTAACTCTGCCGTCTGTTGAAATAACAAACACCGAGTACCTGTTTTTAGAAATTGCAGCGGAGTTGATGACAGTACGGGGGAGTTTTTCCGAATCAGTTACGGCTCTGGACAGGAATGCAACCTTTGCGCTCATTTCAGGAAGAATTTCCGGATCTTTTTTATTAAAATTCACCTTAACTGTGATAGCCCCCTTTGTTCTGTCAGCTGTGGGAACTATCATATGCACGTTTCCGCTAAAGCGTTTATCAGGTATGGCATCCAGTGTTATCTCACATGGCTGACCGTGTTTGACCTTTGCTATGTTAGACTCGGAGACGTCCACCTCCACCATAATTGAACCTAAATCTGCGATGCTGACCACTGCCGCCTTAACGTTTGCGGTTGCGCCAAGAGGAGTGATGATATCCCCAACATCGGCGTTTTTAGTAAGCACTACGGCGTCAAAGGGAGCGCGTATAACGGTGTATCCGATGTTTACGGCAGCAGAGCGGAGGGCTGCCTCGCTGGCTCTGATTTTAGATTGGGCTGCATCTTTTTGAGCAGCTGCCGTCTTGTACTTCATCTGTGCAGTGTCGTATTCCGAGCGGGAAATAAAATCCGCTTCGGAGAGTTGTTTTAATCGTCCAAAATTGATCTGCGCATCTTTGAATTGTGCTATGGCTATACCGAGTTCGTTTTTTGATTCCTGAAGATTAGCTGACGCCTGATCTCTGAGAGCAATAACATCGTCGTTTTCAAGCCGTGCAAGGATATCGCCTTTTTTTATCCGGCTTCCCTCCTCAACGTTAATAGAGATTAGCCGTCCGGTGATTTTAGAAGACACGGCGGCTTTACGCTCAGCAACCACATATCCGCTTGCATTTAAAACTGTCACAGACTCAGACGGATACATAAGCGAGGCTACCGACACATCAACCGTTAAAACCCTTGCCACCCTGATGTAATAAAGTATGGCTACGGCTATTACCAATGCTATGATAATCAGATAGACAAGCTTCTTATGCTGCTTTCGTTTAACAAAAGATGTTTTGTCTATTTTTAGTTCACTAAGCCCGACATCCGGCATAAACGTTAATCTCCACACACCTTACATTCAATAAGATACGGCATCCTGAAGCCAATTATATAATATATCATATTTTCGCTACAGCCGTATAAAAAGTGATTGACATAAAAGGAAAAATCCTTTTACAATCAACACAAGCGCCTGTAGCTCAGGGGATAGAGCGGAGGTCTCCGGAACCTCAGGCCGGAGGTTCGAATCCTCTCAGGCGCATTTTTACAGGGGTTTAAAATTGCTAATTATAATCAGGAGGTCAGCATGAAAGCACTATTGTTAGCCGGCGGTTCAGGGACACGGCTTTGGCCGCTTAGCAGAAAAAGTTTTCCCAAGCAGTTTTTAAAGCTAAACGGGAAAACATCTCTTTTACAAGATACAGTGCTGCGATTGACCTCTGCTGCAATGTCTCCTGAGGATATAGTGATTCTTACGAATAAAGAGTATAAATTCCACGTTATGTCTGATATGGAGGCTCTGTTTTCCGGCCCAAAACCACATATGATATTTGAACCGGTCGGCAGAAACACAGCTCCCGCTATAGCTCTGGGATTAAAATATTGTCAGGAGGCATTAGGGGCAGCAGATTCCGAAACCATTTTTGTCTGTCCCTCAGACCACATAATTAAGCCCTCTGAAAAATTCACATGGTATCTTAAACAAGCTGATGAGGCTGCTGTAAACGGTCACATAGTCACCTTTGGAATAAAGCCAACCAGACCGGAAATGGGCTATGGCTACATCAAACGTGGTGCTGAGTTTAGCAAAACCAAAGACGGTGCACAGCTTTGCAAAGTTGCAGAATTTACCGAAAAGCCTAACCTGCAAACAGCTGAGGGTTATCTGAGAGACGGAGAGCACTACTGGAACTCCGGCATGTTTGCCTTTGCAATAGCTACAATGAAGGCGGAATTTGATCGCTTTGAGCCTCAAATCTCAGCTGCCATAAACTCCCCGTATTACGATATGCTTGAAAATTTCATAAAGCTGCCGGATATTTCCATAGATTATTCGATTATGGAAAAATCAGATAAAATTCTCACACTTCCTCTTGAAATTTACTGGAACGACATAGGCTCCTGGGACTCTATGTTTGAAATCATGGACTCAGACGCACAAGGTAATGTAATTAACGGCCTCGTTAAATCTTACGACACCAAAAACACCATGGTACTGGGTGATACCCGCCTGATTGTTACCGTAGGACTTGAGGACTGCCTGATTGTTGAAACCCCTGATGTTGTGTTTATATCAAAACGGGGACACACCCATAAGGTTAAGGAAATCGTAAACAGCCTTAGAAAAGAGGGCAGAGAGGAGACAAACGATCACGTAACAACGTACAGACCATGGGGAAGCTACACACTTCTTGAAAAAGGGCAGCGCTATCAAATCAAGCGGCTCTTTGTGAAACCCCAGCACTCGCTAAGCCTTCAACTCCACCACCATCGCTCTGAACACTGGGTGGTGGTAAACGGCACTGCAAAGGTAACTATCGGTGATAACGTGACGTTTGTACACCCCAACGAATCGGCTTATGTGCCAAAGTCCACGTTGCACAGGCTTGAAAACCCGGGTAAAATCTCCCTTGAGGTCATAGAAGTCCAAAACGGCGAATACCTCGCAGAGGATGATATTATACGCTTTGAAGATAAATATGAAAGGGAAAATTAAGAGGCTGGCAAGCAGCGCAGCAGTTTTAAGGAGGACACAACATGGAGGCACGGGGTTCCAAAGTTAAATATCCTTTACTTTTTGAGGGTCTTTCCGAAAAAGATGTTATTTCTTTATATAACACTGGTAAACTGATAAAAATAAGAAAAGGTGATGTATTAATAAAAGAGGGTGACGAGGATAAAACGCTTTATTTCATAATTAACGGCGTGGTGAAAGTTTTAAAAAATATCGATGGTAAACAGCAGGAAATAGCGACAATAAAAAGAGACTCATGGGTTGGAGAGATAGCTTTCCTTAAAGAGTCTAAAAGAACGGCTACAATTGTTGCAGATGAGGATACAAACTTACTCTCTCTTGATGAAAGAGCAATACGTTCCGTAAAACCCGAAATACTTCTTATAATTTTCAAGCAATTAAGCACCATAGCCACCTTAAGAATCAACGAAATAATACGGCTTGAGATAATGTCTCAAAAAAGAACTAAATCCCTGATGTTAAAGCTTAAAAGTGCTGTCACTTCATATGACAAATTGTATGAACACAATGAACATATTTTAAACGTTCTAAACAAGATACCGATGCTTCCTGCCTATACAAACACTCTGATTACTATGCTGGCCAGTGAAAAGACCGCCGTCACTGACGTAGTGGAGCTTGTTAAATCCGACCCCTCATTAGCTGCAATAGTGCTGAAAACCGTTAACTCAGCATACTACAACTTAAAAAACAAGATAAGCGATATTCATCATGCAATCTTATTTCTTGGTTTTAATCAACTTTATCAAATAATAGTGGATTCCGGCATAAAAAAATGTATGCCAAACAGAGCAGAATTTACAGAAATCCTCAACGAGGCCAACGCTCTGTCAATACTTGGACTTGAAATATCCATATCAACTAAAAGAGGGCACTCTGCTCTGATAGGCACAGTCGGCCTGCTTAGTAAAATCGGCAAAAGCATACAGCTTCTGTTAGAAATTCAAAACCCAAAATTTAAGCTCTTTTTGTCATATCTTAATCACTATCAATTAGGTGCTATGCTTTTAAAGAAGTGGGGACTGCCGGAAATTATCCATGAAAGTGTTTATTATCTGTGTTATCCTGATTTTGCAACGCCAGATGAAATTCCGGCGACATTCAGAGACAATATTGCAGTATTATATATTGCCGAAACTTATTACAGATATTTAAAGAATAACTCCGATGAACATCCACAAAGTGCTTTCACGGACATGTATATGAATTGTCTCTCTATCACCGAAAATTCCCCGGTAGAGTTTGTAAATAAAAAAATTCTCCCCTTGTTAAACAAAAAATTACATATTTATCCCGAAGCTTTCCGGCAGCTTTTTGTAACCAGTTGATTTATCCCATAATTGAAGTTTAGAAAGAAAATGGCGGCTTACACCGCCATTTTTTGTATTGTCTGCCTAACTCGGGGTACTGTGTTTGTGTTTGTGTTTGTGCTTGTGGGTCCTATGATGCTTCTTATGTTTCTTGTGTTTCTTAGCCTTTTTCATAGGCTTTTCCATTGCCGGTGCCCCTGCATCTGATACAGGCTCTTCTGCTACTGCAAACGCAGCAAATGAAAGGGTAAGAACCAAACTGGCTAAAATAGCTAATAATCTCTTCATTTACTCACCTCCTTATTACACTATTTACAGTCATCACTATCCCAAGCCACATTCACTTGCCTAACTTTGTTGGCACACGTCGAAAGCTCCTCAACGTCTCCCCTAAAAGGGGAATCCCCTGTAAGGGGAGGTCACTTTCTCCTTGCCGCCTCGTTATGCTTCTGACTGCGACTTGGTATATAACACATATTTTGCAGTCTCTGCTGTTTAAACGTCAAGAGCCCGCATAATAATTTACAAGAAAACTGGCCAACAAAATACTATGTCAATTATTATGCCAGATGCTTTAAACAATCCCCTTTTTATCAGAGTTAACAAAACAGGTGGCAAGTGTTTTTGTCTTATACATAAAATCCCTTGTTTTGAGTCCTCGTTCTATTCGATATTTAATGTGAAGGTTAAGAAAGGAATCGAGCTCAAAGATGAGCTTGTCGTTTGGCATGATTCTGTTAAGTTTATCCCAACTCCATGTGCGAATGGTTTCATATAGGTTGACAGCCCCAATGCTGATTAACCGTGCGCCCGATGTTCGGGTGTCATCTGCAATTGTATCTTTACACTTACCGCAAATAACAGAGCCTTCACTAAAATAAAACGTGCCAACAGAAACCCCACATCGGGCACAGCCCTGAAGCCTTGGGGAAAGCCCCGCTTTTTCAAGCACCCTGACCTTATAAAACAAAAACCTCCGCAGTGAATCAGATCCCTTTTCAGCTTCAATATAGTTTAACGTATCCACCAGAAGCTGAAACAGCCCTTCGTGATGCTCCTTTTCCCCAAAAAGTGACATAGTGATTTCAAGCAGCTCGCTAATTCTCAGAAAACAGTCAAACTGCTCCCTGAGCTTCTGGTACGAGTGGATTATGTCGGCCTGGGTAAGACGCGGCAGGTCGGCATGTTCTTTACCCATAAGAGAAATCCGAATATGAGAAAGCGGTTCAAGGGCACTGCCAAAGCGGCTTTTGGTAGTTCTTGGGCTTTTTGCAAAGGCTCTCAAAAACCCCCCGTCATGAGACAACACTGTAAGGATTAAATCGGCCTCTCCCAGCGGGAAGCTTTTAAAGACAATGCCCTCAGTTCTGAGAAGCATTACATGATATTTCCAAAGTCCTCAGGCTTAAGGTTTCGGAGCCACTCCTCAAGCTCATCAGCGTTTCGTTTTTCTATGACCGTCTCATCCACAAAAATAGGGGAATTTGTCCTAAGCGCAACAGCCACCGCATCGGATGGCCTGGAGTCTATAGGTTTTTCGCTTTTACCGTCCGTTACGTAAAGTGTTGCATAGTAGGTGTTGTCTATGATTTCACGCACCACCACTCTTGCCACTGAAAGTTTCAACTCTTCAATGACATTTTTTAACAGATCGTGGGTCAGTGGTCTTGGTGTTGCTACTCTGCCAAGGGCCAGGGCAATAGAGTCAGCCTCAGGTTTACCTATCCATATGGGAAGAGTTTCCTCCCCCTCAAGAGCTTTCAGAAGCATTATGTACATTCCGCTTCTGGGGTCAAACAGCAGCCCGTCAACTTTCATTCTTATTACCACTTTAGCTATAACCCAGCTCCCTTAACGTATTTGTATCCTTTCGCCACTTATCCCTCACCTTTACAAACAGCTCCAGATACACCTTAGTGCCAAGCAGCTGCTCAATTTCAACCCGTGCCCTGATCCCGGTCTCCTTTAGCAGCGCCCCGCGCTTACCTATTATTATACCTTTTTGGGAGTCTTTTTCAACATATATGTTTGCCGATATTGAGACAAGTTTGTTTGATTTTTCTTTCCACGTTATGATTTCAACGGCAAGCGCATGAGGCAGCTCATTGTATGTCAGCTCCATTGCCTTTTCCCGTATTATCTCAGCCGCCATGAAGCGTTCAAACTTGTCAGTCAGTACATCTGTGGAAAAACCCGCTGGTCCCTCAGGCAATGAGCTGAGCGTTTTCTCTAACAGAATATCAATCCCGTCGCCGGTTTTAGCCGATATGGGGATTATTTCGTTAAAGTCATACAATCCCTGGT harbors:
- a CDS encoding ABC transporter ATP-binding protein, whose protein sequence is MTHIVEIENVWKSYVRGAEKIPVLEGLTLSVEEGEFLALMGPSGSGKSTLLNLIAAIDHADSGNIRVGGVDITSLNDSELSRWRATNVGFIFQFYNLIPVLSAQENVELPLILTNLSKKDRVAHATAALRVVNLLDRSKHYPSQLSGGQQQRVAIARAIVTDPTIIVADEPTGDLDRHSAKDILELMTTLNVQHGKTIIMVTHDPRAADKAHLIRNFDKGVLTECIENHHAARKK
- a CDS encoding efflux RND transporter periplasmic adaptor subunit; this translates as MPDVGLSELKIDKTSFVKRKQHKKLVYLIIIALVIAVAILYYIRVARVLTVDVSVASLMYPSESVTVLNASGYVVAERKAAVSSKITGRLISINVEEGSRIKKGDILARLENDDVIALRDQASANLQESKNELGIAIAQFKDAQINFGRLKQLSEADFISRSEYDTAQMKYKTAAAQKDAAQSKIRASEAALRSAAVNIGYTVIRAPFDAVVLTKNADVGDIITPLGATANVKAAVVSIADLGSIMVEVDVSESNIAKVKHGQPCEITLDAIPDKRFSGNVHMIVPTADRTKGAITVKVNFNKKDPEILPEMSAKVAFLSRAVTDSEKLPRTVINSAAISKNRYSVFVISTDGRVKETAIKTGDTFGDMTEITEGLKVGDKVASSGISKLRDGQKIKIKEK
- a CDS encoding mannose-1-phosphate guanylyltransferase/mannose-6-phosphate isomerase; translated protein: MKALLLAGGSGTRLWPLSRKSFPKQFLKLNGKTSLLQDTVLRLTSAAMSPEDIVILTNKEYKFHVMSDMEALFSGPKPHMIFEPVGRNTAPAIALGLKYCQEALGAADSETIFVCPSDHIIKPSEKFTWYLKQADEAAVNGHIVTFGIKPTRPEMGYGYIKRGAEFSKTKDGAQLCKVAEFTEKPNLQTAEGYLRDGEHYWNSGMFAFAIATMKAEFDRFEPQISAAINSPYYDMLENFIKLPDISIDYSIMEKSDKILTLPLEIYWNDIGSWDSMFEIMDSDAQGNVINGLVKSYDTKNTMVLGDTRLIVTVGLEDCLIVETPDVVFISKRGHTHKVKEIVNSLRKEGREETNDHVTTYRPWGSYTLLEKGQRYQIKRLFVKPQHSLSLQLHHHRSEHWVVVNGTAKVTIGDNVTFVHPNESAYVPKSTLHRLENPGKISLEVIEVQNGEYLAEDDIIRFEDKYEREN
- a CDS encoding HDOD domain-containing protein, with amino-acid sequence MEARGSKVKYPLLFEGLSEKDVISLYNTGKLIKIRKGDVLIKEGDEDKTLYFIINGVVKVLKNIDGKQQEIATIKRDSWVGEIAFLKESKRTATIVADEDTNLLSLDERAIRSVKPEILLIIFKQLSTIATLRINEIIRLEIMSQKRTKSLMLKLKSAVTSYDKLYEHNEHILNVLNKIPMLPAYTNTLITMLASEKTAVTDVVELVKSDPSLAAIVLKTVNSAYYNLKNKISDIHHAILFLGFNQLYQIIVDSGIKKCMPNRAEFTEILNEANALSILGLEISISTKRGHSALIGTVGLLSKIGKSIQLLLEIQNPKFKLFLSYLNHYQLGAMLLKKWGLPEIIHESVYYLCYPDFATPDEIPATFRDNIAVLYIAETYYRYLKNNSDEHPQSAFTDMYMNCLSITENSPVEFVNKKILPLLNKKLHIYPEAFRQLFVTS
- the recO gene encoding DNA repair protein RecO → MLLRTEGIVFKSFPLGEADLILTVLSHDGGFLRAFAKSPRTTKSRFGSALEPLSHIRISLMGKEHADLPRLTQADIIHSYQKLREQFDCFLRISELLEITMSLFGEKEHHEGLFQLLVDTLNYIEAEKGSDSLRRFLFYKVRVLEKAGLSPRLQGCARCGVSVGTFYFSEGSVICGKCKDTIADDTRTSGARLISIGAVNLYETIRTWSWDKLNRIMPNDKLIFELDSFLNLHIKYRIERGLKTRDFMYKTKTLATCFVNSDKKGIV
- a CDS encoding bifunctional nuclease family protein, whose protein sequence is MVIRMKVDGLLFDPRSGMYIMLLKALEGEETLPIWIGKPEADSIALALGRVATPRPLTHDLLKNVIEELKLSVARVVVREIIDNTYYATLYVTDGKSEKPIDSRPSDAVAVALRTNSPIFVDETVIEKRNADELEEWLRNLKPEDFGNIM
- the era gene encoding GTPase Era, producing the protein MSSKAEDAAAGFRFGFVSIIGKPNVGKSTLLNTIVGHKLAIVTSRPQTTRNRIMGVKNLEGGQIVFYDTPGIHDAKHKLGEFLVKTAVSSVKETELTYFVTNPVSADELDMSIIETLRQQNKPAFLLINKTDTVSDKARLLQVIDAYQGLYDFNEIIPISAKTGDGIDILLEKTLSSLPEGPAGFSTDVLTDKFERFMAAEIIREKAMELTYNELPHALAVEIITWKEKSNKLVSISANIYVEKDSQKGIIIGKRGALLKETGIRARVEIEQLLGTKVYLELFVKVRDKWRKDTNTLRELGYS